From Arachis hypogaea cultivar Tifrunner chromosome 3, arahy.Tifrunner.gnm2.J5K5, whole genome shotgun sequence:
taatgctttaaaatttttatattttttataaaaactttttCTATAAGTAACATTAATATGTACTTTTAAGatcattttagaaaaaatatagatTTAAATCTATTTTGCTATGGGTCAGATTTAAGAATAATAGACCACTTAACTTATTTCTATGCCGATCCTAATAATTCTGATGAgttaattaaagatattttaataAATGATTTTAGAATGAAGTCACTCAGTGTTAACATTATTTTTTATAAGATGCTACTTTTCACTTTTATAATGgtgtataatattatttttattcttaaaaaataatttaaggaAAAGTTTAGGAAaccagcaattttattgaattttggccagcatgtaaccagcagagaaaggtgaaccatttgatgaaatctcacaccaatctcacaccattaaatcattattgatgactatttgatggctattaatcacaaaagttgctgccccTAACATTGCTCAAAATTATCATTAAAAATCGATTCATCTTATAACTATAAGAAAAATTTGATTGACAAAAATATTCTCACATTACATTAAATTTATGTTACtacataatttttaaattatccttTAATTTCCTGATTTTCGACATCCCTTTAAAACTCACTATAACTCTACAATATTAAAAAACTATTCAATCCTAGATTACTGCAATAAATTGGGATCGAAATCCTAAGAGTCGATCCTAGAAAAATACATAATCACTTAAATGAAGATACATGCATTAATTCTCAGTCataaatataaaaagaagaagaaagggtagGATTACATAATTACATTATATTCCTTGTTAAGtctataaatagttaaatacatcTCAAGTAACCGAGttattttcattcttaataaTCGCTTTATATATCTATTTGTTTTCTCTCGTTGTTCATATCCATTAGGAAAATGTCTGGatcatcatcaccaccatcatcatcatcaatccgTAAGTATAATGGAATTAGCGGTGCATCAACCGTTTCATTCAACCCTGACACTTCCAAATACACAATCAAATTTGATGGAAAAGAAATTGTAACCACAGTCACTGACAAAGCCACCATTGTGGAACAATGGATTCAAGACATCAATGCTATATATGAAGCAAATTCATCCGTTATCGTTGGCATAGATGTTGAACGGGGACTGGTGAGTGGAATAGGCAGCAAATCCGCAACATTGCATCTCTGCATTGATAACAAGTGCCTTATCTTACAACTCCTCCACATTGACAATTTGCCTCTTTCTCTCAAGTACTTTCTCACGAACCCTAATTTCTTTTTTGTGGGTTTTGGGGTTGATAGAGTTATTTCGATGATAAAAACTGACTATGGTCTCAAGTGCGGTGTGCATGCCGATATTATGGAGCTTGCCAAAGAAAAATGGCCCTACCAGTATAATATCCGGTCGGGGTTGAAGGATCTAGCTATCAATGTGGTTGGTTTGAAGATGAAGAAGCCTAAGCTTGTGAGTTTGAGCAACTGGGAAGTTAGGGTTTTGAGCGTTGAGCAAGTTGAGTATGGATGCATTCATGCCTATGTTTCTTACAAGATTGGTCACAAGCTTCTCATGGATGATTGATCACTTGATCTTGATTATGcatatttaattagttttttgcCATTGCATATATATGTCAGAGCAATTGGAAATCTAGGGTTTTGAGCATTGAACAAGTTGAGTATGCTTGCGTTGATGCCTATGGTTCTTACAAGATTGGTCACAAGCTTCTCAAAAATGGTTGATTGATGATGCATGTGTTAGTTAGTTTGTGGTGTTGTTGGGTTAGTTCTTGTGTAGGTAGTTCATGTGGCTCTTAATCTTAGTTATTAATTACTAGTGGAGTGATGAAGAAAGATGGTGGTTTGTTTTTTTAGTTAGCTTGTTAATTTGTATCTTAGTATGTAGTTCTAGCTTCTAGCTAGCTAGGTTAATTAAGGGCTTAATACTTTAATGTTCTGAGAGTAATTATGGTACTAGTTATTATAATTAAGTATTCTTGGACGAGTTAATATATAATTTTGGAGATGTTTTCCGTTATATATTTAACTTTGCAAATACTGATAAgcagataaaaataattattagctatgattaaattaaatttaaaacataatccCAAATGAATGTGTGAATCCTATATCTAATTAATGATACAAAAAAGTCTAAAATATTGTAACTGCTTAAACACAACCACGAAGATCATGTAGTCCATGAATGAAAGACAAGCTCATTGTTGTTTCATATTTATGACCTAATAATCATACACCAACTTGATTGCCATATATACTTCAACGTCCAATGCCAATTAACTTGAGCTATAACAGCAAACAATTGAGATCATACTCATTTCTAATCTTAGAAATATCATCACCCACCTCAACCCCAACAAAAGTGAAATTAGGGTTCATGAGGAAGTTCTTGAGAGAAAGTGTCAAATTGTCAATGTAGAAGAGTTGCAAGATAAGACACTTTTCATCAATGCAAAGTTGCAATGTTGCGGATTTGTTGTTGTCCATGTAGCGAGAATAATTTGGCCTCCATTCAACATCTAATCCAACAACAACTACGGTTGATTTTCCAGCATATAAAGAACATTGATTTCTTCAATCCATTGATCTACAACAATGCCTTTGTTTGTAACCGTTGTTTCAATTGCTTTTCCACCAAAGTTGATTGTGTATTTGGATCGGAAGCACCActattattactactactacGTACTATTGCCAAATCTATGGATCCTTGATGATGATCTATACATTTTTCATATGTAAAAGAAAATGATGAGACAGAGTTTGGTAGATCAAACTAGCTAGAATGAATGTGATTTGCAACCGAGTATTCATCAAGTCGAAAGTCCAATGATCatttttttgtttgtgttttggtctaattaattaataaaaaaatgttatttgtacactaaaattagtcattaatatatttatatataaatatatgtataatttaatttatttttaatatatatttatatttcaatatatattttatattggtggTTTTAATATTAACTATAGTGAATATATCCATCGTCATTTAATAAGTAATGATGCATTTTTTTAGGATGGACTTTTAGTGTTTCCAATTTCATTCTTATGCCAATTTATGAAGCATGGAACACTAAAaggatataaaaataaaaaattatatttaacagataaatataaataaaaatattatgtcttcactcaataataatagcaaacaaaaaatttcaaaaccaaTATGATGTcggaaaaaatttaaaagatttgtataataaattttgaatataaaaaattagaataataaaaattgtgaCCAGTGACTATTCCGTTAAGAGTTATAGATCTTTATTAACATTATTTTATTCATGAATTAACATGATTTAATTGCATAATTTTTTCCCTCTCGCCTGCCCCTCTCTCTCTTATGTGGCTTTGTTCacatgtaaaatttttttaataattttttttatattttcccaTAAACTAATTTATGTTGatatatactaattttattaaataataaataataaaaaaatttaaattactagCAATTTTAGTTGAAAAAGTCTAGAAGaccagcaattttattgaattttggccagcatgtaactaacaaaaaaagaaaaggtgAGTTAacggatgaaatctcacaccaatctcacatcattaaatcatcattgatggctatttgataactaccaatcacaaaaattgctgtccctagcattgctcattttaatttaataaacaaTATTGACaagaaaaaattacaatttaagtAGTATATATACACTTACATATATTGATTTAAAAATGCACCAAAAAGTGATAGCAACAAGTGAAATAAAGCAAAAAAAACTGATAGAATAAATAGAGGGTGGAAATGATGCTATGCAAAGTTAATATATCTAACAAAAAACTCCAAAAATAATATTACTCCAAATAATTACTCTCAAAATATTAAAACATTAATCCCTTAATAAGTAACATATAGAAGGAACAAGTAGACAAACCTACTAATAAAACATTCAAAGACATGTACAGATGTACTACGAACCAAAACTAggttctatata
This genomic window contains:
- the LOC112776719 gene encoding uncharacterized protein, translating into MSGSSSPPSSSSIRKYNGISGASTVSFNPDTSKYTIKFDGKEIVTTVTDKATIVEQWIQDINAIYEANSSVIVGIDVERGLVSGIGSKSATLHLCIDNKCLILQLLHIDNLPLSLKYFLTNPNFFFVGFGVDRVISMIKTDYGLKCGVHADIMELAKEKWPYQYNIRSGLKDLAINVVGLKMKKPKLVSLSNWEVRVLSVEQVEYGCIHAYVSYKIGHKLLMDD